One window of Candidatus Zixiibacteriota bacterium genomic DNA carries:
- a CDS encoding metal ABC transporter permease, which yields MAQFFDAVLNFSFMQNALLVGILASIACGVIGTYVVARRISYIAGGISHSVLGGIGLAHYMIVVHKWQFLDPLYGAVAAALLAALIIGWVSLKAREREDTVIGAIWAIGMAVGIVLIAKTPGYNQDLMSYLFGNILMVSTADLWLVAGLDIVVIAIGIAFYSRFQAVCFDEEFARVRGINVEFYYLLLLCITALTVVVLVTVVGIVMVIALMTLPVAIAGYFTRSLWQSMIAATLLSMTLTTSGLAISYGPDLPSGATVILLAGALYLIVSVGANLLKFRRA from the coding sequence ATGGCCCAGTTCTTCGATGCAGTCTTGAACTTCAGTTTCATGCAGAATGCTCTGCTGGTAGGAATACTCGCGAGTATTGCCTGCGGAGTAATTGGAACTTATGTGGTCGCCAGACGGATTTCATACATCGCCGGAGGAATCTCTCATTCTGTGCTGGGAGGGATCGGACTGGCCCACTATATGATTGTTGTCCACAAGTGGCAGTTTCTGGATCCGCTGTATGGAGCTGTTGCCGCTGCACTTCTGGCAGCACTGATAATCGGATGGGTCAGCCTCAAGGCGCGCGAGAGAGAAGACACTGTGATCGGTGCGATCTGGGCAATCGGTATGGCTGTCGGTATAGTTTTGATTGCGAAAACACCTGGATACAATCAGGACCTGATGAGCTATTTGTTTGGGAATATCCTGATGGTGTCGACGGCCGACCTGTGGCTGGTGGCCGGGCTCGATATCGTAGTCATAGCGATAGGCATCGCGTTTTACAGTCGATTCCAGGCGGTTTGCTTCGATGAGGAGTTCGCGCGCGTTCGCGGTATCAATGTAGAGTTCTATTATCTCCTGCTGTTGTGTATCACCGCTCTGACCGTGGTGGTGCTTGTTACGGTTGTCGGAATTGTGATGGTCATAGCACTGATGACACTGCCGGTTGCAATCGCAGGTTATTTCACTCGCAGCCTCTGGCAGTCGATGATTGCAGCCACCCTGCTGAGCATGACTCTGACGACATCGGGTCTGGCGATCAGCTACGGCCCTGATCTTCCATCCGGAGCCACGGTCATATTG
- a CDS encoding ABC transporter ATP-binding protein: protein MNAESKKAIVEIEGVGFSYGGPAVLEDVNISLMEGEFTSVVGPNGGGKTTLLKLILGLLKPTEGRIRVFGRSPREERRRIGYMPQDTQLDPKFPINVRDVVLMGCIGNGGRFGRSGKCNLETAATALSDVGMVEQIDRPFASLSGGQRRRVLIARALACDPDLLLLDEPMVNLDLLMEQELYEILRKLSSKITVVMVSHDLAFVSKFVEKVVCVNRTVAAHATAAIDGNVFSQMYGQDIKMVLHDRHLRDED, encoded by the coding sequence ATGAATGCAGAAAGCAAGAAGGCGATTGTTGAGATTGAAGGGGTAGGTTTCTCCTACGGTGGCCCTGCGGTACTTGAGGATGTAAACATTTCTCTTATGGAAGGGGAGTTTACATCGGTAGTTGGACCGAATGGCGGCGGCAAGACGACTCTTCTCAAGCTGATTCTCGGCTTACTTAAGCCGACCGAGGGCAGAATCAGGGTCTTCGGACGATCTCCTCGCGAGGAGCGCAGACGAATTGGCTACATGCCTCAGGACACTCAACTCGATCCAAAATTCCCGATCAATGTCAGAGATGTTGTGCTGATGGGTTGTATCGGCAACGGTGGCAGATTCGGACGATCCGGAAAGTGCAACCTCGAGACTGCCGCCACAGCGCTTTCCGATGTTGGCATGGTCGAACAGATAGATCGCCCGTTTGCATCACTCTCCGGCGGTCAGAGGCGTCGCGTTCTGATTGCGCGCGCGCTTGCCTGCGATCCCGATCTGCTTCTACTCGACGAACCAATGGTGAATCTTGATCTTCTGATGGAGCAGGAGCTTTATGAAATATTGCGTAAGCTCAGTAGCAAGATCACCGTTGTGATGGTTTCTCATGATCTTGCATTCGTCTCCAAGTTCGTCGAAAAGGTCGTTTGCGTCAATCGCACGGTTGCGGCGCATGCTACTGCGGCAATCGATGGGAATGTGTTTAGCCAAATGTATGGTCAGGACATAAAAATGGTCCTCCATGATCGCCATCTCAGGGATGAAGATTAA